The following nucleotide sequence is from Glycine max cultivar Williams 82 chromosome 9, Glycine_max_v4.0, whole genome shotgun sequence.
CACATCAGAACGGCAAGTATCTCTTATGAGTGGTACGAATGTCTGGCTCAATTTGCTAGCCTTCCATGATGTAAGTCTCCACAATCAGGAAGACCTTAAAGTTACTGTAAATAATGCTTTGGTAACCCATCTGCTGAAGTTTAATTTATCGTCCAACtttaaatattaatgtttttatttttaccattttttaagagaaatgtaTAAGCATTAATTTGACACTTTTGCACTTAGTTTGTTTGAGCTATTGCATATTTAAATACATTCAAAATCATCATGAGATGTGATGTAACAAATATATAACACTTAGAATAGGGGTTATTTTAGAATAGAAGCTTATTCATACATGTGTTATTTTGCTCTAGTTTTTAGCAGCGAATATATAGTTTTCGAGATAATATAGGTCTTATACCTATGACTTAGAAGTAAGAATTGTTGCATTCTATAAACTTATTGCATTTGCTACCTGAAAAGACTAGTGTCATGCGTACGATATGTCAGAGACTAAAATCATTGTTCTTGCAGCTTGAGGTAACTCCATGTTTGCTTTCCCCTACAAGTGAGTGTGCATCTAGCATTGATATGGGAAAAAAGGCTGATGATGTAATGAATAGAACAGTTTGGTCATTGCCGTAAGTATCGGTTCTTTTCTCTACCTCAAGATTTGTCCTTGATTTTTGAATACGCATATGGGAACAACTTGTTTATTTTATGGTTTTTAGACTGGTTTAAAATTATTCCTAGGCTTCCACCTATTAGCTTTTGCTTTTAGGAACTCAATCCATGATGAGTACTATTTGTGTTGACTGTGATTCATGCATGTGAGTATGTGACCTCTTCATAATGTAGTtagaatgaaataattttattgtaattatttgCGTCCAGTTATTCTCTTGTGCTAAGACATACTACTGAGGAGGTACTAGATGCATGCATGGAAGCAATTGAGCCGGAACATGCTGCAATAACATCTGAACTCCGGAAGAAAGTAATGAATGATCTTATGGAGGGTTTGAAGGACCACAATTGGTTTACCGGGTTTGATATTGCTGATGATCTGCCTGTGAAATTTTCATTAAGGCAGTGGATCAAGCTAGCCAAGGAAGTCCAAGCAACAGTTTTTATTGCAGGTATTGGCAGCAAAAAGTGTTTTTTagtgattaaaatattttaacttcaattttctCTGTTAATAATGGTACAGTTTCAATTTCAGtcacaaaaacaatattaatcTGAACATGAATAGCATTATTCAATCAAGTATGAAAAATGAACAGTAAATACTAAGTCTATGTTCGATACAGAAGCACTCCTCTGTCACAAGGAAAGTTCCTTTGTTCACAAAAACATtccatacccccccccccccctctctctctctctctctaactgAATTCTCCCTTACCTCCACTCTCTTTCTTAGATGTCTTACTAGCCACTTCCTGACACATGCTTTTTCCCTTCCCCTTTCTGCCAAACAACTCTAGCACCTCTCACTTACACTTTCCCAAACTTAGGTCTTGGCTCATTATCTATTTGGGATGCTGGTACTTGATCCACTAGCCAATGTCAGCTTCAAACAATACATGATAAAATGTTTTCATATTCACTATTTATGTATTATTGGAGATGCATAGTCAGCTATCAGTATCAATGTGGAGTGTGCTTTGTGCATCATCTTGACTAGCATCAATTTGATGTAATGTTTCAAGATAATCACGAGTAGCATTTCTTAAGGTAGATCCACAAAAGGTTATAGGGGGAAAAGTTGTTAGGGTTGACCATACAGTAAATCCAATAATAGTCACATGGTAATCTATTCTAAAGTGGTTTATAAGTGATACTGAGCAGAATATGGCACATTCTTTTAACAGTTGTTTAACGATTTAAATGTATAGATAAACTTTCATGGAATGCAGGtttatgaaattgattttgtatGTCTTTACAATGTCTTACTTTTTGTTACTTATAGTGCATGGAGGCATTGGAGAAGATGGTACACTTCAATCTTTGCTGGATGCTGAAGGAGTGCCCTACACAGGTTTGTTTATAATGTGCACTGAATATAAGAGACTATTAAGTACAATGGTATCCCCTAATCAattgcatttatttattttgtttaatttgtattgtCTTCTGTtctctcttttatcttctattgaAGGTCCTGGTGcaatggcatcaaagatttgtaTGGACAAAGTTGCAACCTCTGTGGCTTTAAAACATGTATGTGTCcctaatttaaatatgttttctgtgaaagataaagaacactCCTCATACATTACTTTTCTCAATTTGTATTAAGAATATACCTCTGTATAGTTTACTACTATAATTTAGAATTCCTACTGTTATGAATGTTTTAAGTGTAGGAGTTATGGGCACTTAAATATTTATGGTTAATTTTGTCATCGATTTCAAATCAATAGGTAGAATTATTAGCAATTGTCAGCTAcaaatttcttgtatttttaagAAACATCATTGAAATTGATAGTTTTCCAACAATGTGACACATGACTTTGCATTCTAATGTTCTGTTATTAAAAGCTTGCAAATTCGGGAGTTCTTACCATAAATAAGGATGTCAGGCAAAAAGATGATCTCTCTAATAAGCCCATAAATGATACATGGCATGACCTCACCAGAAAGCTACAGTGCCAAACATTATGTGTCAAACCAGCAAAAGATGGATGCTCAACTGGGGTAGCAAGACTATGGTAGATTTATTACTTTGTTAGTATCTCGTTTTTGTGATATCAGTGATTAAAGGTTATCAAATATTGCATTATTGTATGCTTATAGAGGATTAAAGGAATTATGTTTTACAACTTGCTCATTCTATTTTCATTCAGCTGTCCCGAGGACCTTGCAATATATGTCAAAGCTCTGGAGGACTGTCTACTAAGAATTCCTCCAAATTGCTTATCAAAGGTATAGGATAAGGAATAGCATCATGTAATCATGAAGAAGATTTCATGTGTTGaggaaatgttattttatttatgcaatgcacaagataaatatttattttatgtaactaatatttatcttaaataaatatttttgaatatataaattatattataattaaaattcattataaaaaaaaatttgaacatataaattaaattttagatttatgataaacaatttatattgtgatacaagattatttttaactattgataatttcttttaaaaaatattgaaattcaatttagaaaaaGTGATAAAAAGGATAGATTGAAATAGATATGTTAAGAAAAATCCCTACAAATGCCGAATTTGaagaataacttttaaaaacgTTTTCATTGAAGAATAACTCTTAAAAATACACTCGTTCAATATAGTTgttgtaatttatatatatatatatatagagagagagagagagagagagaggagaagaaaaagcATTGCTGAAAAATGGTACTTACTAATGACTAAGTAATGGTGTGGCCATGATatgtaattataatattgttgtgTTGTGTCCATCTGTAGTATAATATACCGGTAACATCAATGCATTACATCAGCTCGTCTACTTCTGATTAATGTACAGGCACATGGTATGATTGAGATGCCAAACCCTCCTCCAGAACACTTAATCTTCGAACCTTTCATAGAGACGGATGAAATAATTGTGACATCcaaatttgaggatgcaactgGTCATGGCCTCACTTGGAAAGGACACAGCAGATGGGTGGAAATAACTGTTGGCGTCATAGGAAAACGTGGATCAATGCACTCGCTAAGTCCTAGTGTAACTGTCAAGGAATCTGGTGatattttgtcacttgaggagaAGTTCCAAGGTTGGTCTCCATAGAATTACCTAGAATTTAACAATAATCTTTGTTTATAGAAGAACAATTCATAATTGAAATTAGCATGATATTCATGCATATTTTCTTAGCTTATATAGTTAAAATCAATCTCAGTTTgagtaattttgattttaaattgaaGTGGACAAGACTTAGAAACTACGGCATAAAGATAGAAATTAGTGGTCTTGCTTCTATAGAGTATTGGAGTTGTGAAGCTTAAGGTTTCTATGACGGAAATCCTAAACTTAAAAGTGCCAGAATTGGAGGTTTTCAGTTAAGATGCACTAGATAGTATGCATTATGTAAATTCAATAAGATCAAATAGACAAATGCCTGAGTTAGCAATTTTTAGAGGTGAAAATTAGGGATTGTGTTTGGTTCAacttattttaaagattttactAGCTTTCTGAGAAACGTTGAAAAATTTAGCGACTATTtcccaaaaataatattactaaaCAATTAAACATGCACTAAATCATAGCATGAGTAGCATGGTTTATGTTTCTTGGATCCATCCTTCAAAAAGATGGGGAGATTGATGGGAATGTCACACTTATGATTTTCAAGCTGGGTAAATGAAACAGAGAAATGCTTTGAGGCAGCATAGTTTGTGATCGCTAAGTGCCCATCAAACTCAAGAAAATACTTTGAGCATAATTGGCTGTGCTGTGAAGCTTTTTCATTCTATGTCCATAATAAGCTAATGCAAACTACGTATAATGGTTATGAGGATCCTACTGTTGATTAGTAGATAATAGAAGATAAGATTAGGAGCAAATGTGTCCGGGAGAAAGTCCCCTTGACCTTGAGGCtgtggtgtgtgtgtgtgtgaatgaCTCTTATCTATATTTCTAGTACTTTACTTACCTTTGTCTTAATGGCAGCAGTTCACAAtggttcatttttttcctatactTGTATATTGCTTGGCAGGTGGGACTGGCATCAATCTGACTCCGCCTCCCTTGTCAATTATGAGGTATGTTAAAGAAATTTTCTTATGGAATGCAATGCAGATTTCCTAATTTGTAGTTAGTTGGATATGTGTCATGTTCAACCATGTAATTATTGTTTGACAAATCATTGTTTCTTCACTGTGCGATGTTGTGTTTACCTACTTAATTCTTACTCAACTCTTTGTAGGTTTcttagaattgattttgaatgacagttatcttttcttctctttataGTGAGAATGCTTTGAAGAGATGTAAACAGCATATTGAACTGATTGCAAACACTCTTCAATTGGAAGGATTTTCACGCATTGATGCATTTGTAAATGTTGACAGTGGAGAGGTTTGTTGAATTCCTTGTTGGGATATGtttttccattctctttctcCTTGTTTTCTAAGTTGTCTCTTTGAAGTTAATGTTACAATTTTTGCAATGGATTCAACCTGAAACTTGCTATTCCTTTTGTAATAGCTAGAAAATGGAAAGGtagaaaatttcaaatgaaaattactTTGGTTGTCTACCATTCCCCCCTTTTTTTCAGCTGAAATATGCTGCTGATCTGCTAGAATGCTGATGACACTGTCTATACATCCTTGTTTAAGTGCATAGCAGTTTATTGAGAGTCTATGCTTAATAGAATGTCATCATCAACTCTTTCAAATGAAAAACATCGCTTGTGTTTCAATGACTTGTCATCATCTTATTCCTCGATAACTTTCAATGTTTGTAGGTTTTGATTATAGAGGTAAATACTGTGCCTGGAATGACACCTTCCACTGTTCTGATTCATCAGGTAAACTCCTGCTATGatacttttctttcacaatcttTTCAGTGTATTTTCCTCTCTATCTAGGCACTCACCAAGTGTATGATTTCATCACATAGAGGTTGAATTAGGGCATTATTTATTCTACACTGCATTTGAAAGCAGTTTGCATATCACAAAGGCTAAATGACATGAACTTGAAGCAGATAAAATTGAAATCTTACTTTTTAAGTGTAGGGAGCAAAAGGAAGCTTTCTGccaaatagataaataaaaataagactaaaataaggatataaaaaaaatttaaagcatCTTTATTCAGGTAAAGAGACACAACACCTATATTCCAGTTTGTATGATTCTGACTAAATCATTCTGTGCATATTTCAGGCACTAGTAGAGCAACCACCGTTGTATCCTCATCAATTCTTCCGTAAGCTTCTTGATTTGGCATCTGAAAGGTCCATGTAAATCTATTTAATAGAATGTTTACATTGTCTATCAAATGTTGTTACCACTTGAAGTTATTGTGAAACTTTAATTTCCTATCTGGAACTTGCGTCCCTTTATAATGTGAAactttaatttcaatattttcttccttcctttccaAATATGTTTTCATATTGCAATCGGTGATTATACAGTTTGTCTTCTTAAACTGACTTTGAAGAACGATTCTAAATGTGTTTTCAACAAGTTAAGGCTGGTGAGCCCATAAAaggttgtgacttgtgaggtTTTATGGCGAAAAGCACGTGTGAATGGGTCATCAACAATTGATGAAACCAGACTAAACTCTCACTTTAATCCATGAGATGCCAAGAGCCCATGGTTTCAAGGTTGTGTTTTGGACTTTGGATAAAATTCTCTATGAGCACTtatggaagaagaaaataaaaagaaaaaataaaataaacttttttttattattataatataaactaaaattagtcTATTTATAAGTTTAAAAAGCTTTTAAAGAAGTTCATGAGAAAGTTTCTACATATCAACTTATACATACgcttaatttaatttgtgaaagaaaaatattttttatttttttatttcttcttccatAAGTATTTATGGAGAAGCTTTAAAAAAAACGAACCTAAATGAAAAAATCCATCCTCAATTCCTAACTTATGTGACACGTCCTCAAAGGATCAAGTTTAAGTGTTTAACCGTATGAAAAATCATCCCTCAATTccttaactaatattttagaCCTTGCAAATAAAGGATCCAATACACCACAAGCATTAAGAATATTAGGGATGAATTAAGAAGATTGTGAAATTGTAATTTCACAATAAAGTCAATCAAGCAATAGAAGATTTACTTCGTCCTaccagaaaaataaatatgattctCTAAACATTAAAGCATGAGACACATACTATAAAAGAGTAACcaatattttgtttgattacTGGGTCTTTCCAAGtaaaattttgagtttgaaacttatgaataaaaaaaaagtagttgaaAAAACAGAGTATACTAAAAATGATTAGTTGATTTTCTGACTGAGAttaatcaacaataaaaaatgatgaatatttCACATGAATATTATCATCATCCAAAAAAAGCTATAGTTGtggctattttttttatatatgctaCAATATCAAGATTTTTTTGGTAGATATGATAATGTGGGGAAAAAAGTAGTGGGTAGGATTAAACTATTTTAAGAAATGAGtcgagaaaatgaaattttctcaatttcaaaaaaaaaattgtacagtATAGCATTTTAGAACATTAAAATGGAAGGTTCTACAATTGACCTATCAATTAGCTTGCCTAAATTTTTAacctataattaaaaaaattggaaagtGGCCTAAGGGATGAAGGcttaaaagaaagagaaaaaagttatatagCAACGgtgtaaaaaattttacataatcatttaattatcatttatagtgtgaaataaatttgttgacttttaaaataattatcttaaaataattcaaattattttacagGTGGATATACATTAAACTCTAAAAGAAATTAtgaaatactttttatattgaaacccatttaatttatatataatttgagaCATAATGTGAGATAATCGGaatatctctattttttaaaagcaaaaccacttatataattttaatcataatcaAGGATTCAAAACAGttggaataataaataaataaaaaacatgactACAAGAAAAAGATCTTGATGCTCTAGTTAAAGAGTGAGCAACGCAATTGATTTATCtctgaataataaaatgaaccataataattttatttagagtAACTATTGCAAAAACATacacacaaattaaaaaaaaaatggacgaTTGAACCATTGGAAacataagaataattttatcaaagttAGGTATCTTCGGATCGATTACCTAATTATGAAGAGAAGTTACACGTAAGACCAATTAAACCataataattcaattaaatgtGCCTAACTCCCTATACACCTGCTGCCACAGTTCGGGTACCTTCATCAGTTTCATTTGGAATTCTATCTCTCGTTAGATTATGACCATTCCACCTGATTATGTGTGTAAAATCAGTGAGCCAAACACCTTCTTTGccaaaacaattataaaatacaATCCCATTCTGAGCCTCCCAATCAAGAGGCCTTTCAAATCACAATGTTCATAACCATACCAATAATTTAGAACACTTGGATTTCTATTTGTTCCCTTTTTGAGGGGTTTTCCAACGTCATTCTAGAACAAGAAAGAGGCAGCAACAAAAGCATTAATGGACTACAGTTTAACATACATATTTAATACTATACACTCATccaatctttctttcttttttttacagatCTTTTCTTCGTGAcactcttatttaatttttagttaaatatatttttaatctcaataagaaaatattagttttaattcCTCTAAACAAATTctcagttttttgtttttcaaaaatttgaaataactatttttaatccttataaaatgAGTGGATTTTAGCTTTtgtataaaacatttttctttaactttcatCTCTCGAAAATCTAAAATTGCTATTGACTAAAGCtagcatttattttttaaaagggaaATTACTAATTGAATGAACCATATCATAATTCATGCTAAAGTCCaaccaaaacaaaaagttaCAAATTACAAATCCTCGTCATACAAGATTCCCAAAGctcaccaaaaaacaaaaataaggttgtattggaaaaaatttaagttttatattcaaaattaattaaaaaagtcatTTATTATTGTTCTTCACGCTTCAAGTCCAAGAAGAAGTACTAATGAGGAGATgtgttgaaaaaaatttaaatccaaGTTGGGtaaaaataaagtcaaattagaatatataaataagtGACAACTCTCACCCTTAAATTAACTTTTGAGATTGAATTAGGCTtaaactcacattctaagatgatatcAGAGCatattcaagattaattcataGGTCATCCAccattgttattgatgatatcaGAGCatattcaagattaattcataGGTCATCCATCATTGTTATTCACGCActaaaaagttcaagaaatggTGGGCGTGGGGGTATATTAGAAAAAACCCAAGTCTCATATtcaagattaataaaaaaaaaatcactcacCATTCTTATTCACACACCAAGCTCAAGGAATGATGGGCGTGAGGGGGATGTGTTGAGAAAAACTTAAGTTCAACATCGGCtaaaaataaagtcaaattaaaatatataagtgaagGATAATTCTCATCCCTTAAACTAATTTTTGAGGATGAGTTAAACCTAAACTCACTTATATTCTAAGAAAACACGTGAAAAAAAAGCTAATAAAATGAAACATGTATATCCGTTCCAGCGTAACACCAAAAATCCATCACACCAATCCACCAAAGAATACTGCATTAGTTTATGCTCTACGTCGGTCCATTTGGCTGCCACAACGCCAATTCCTTCCACGTAGAAAACATCGTGATTATAAAACAAGGAATTGctaatgaatttttctttgttgaTCCAACCTTTTTCTTGCACATCTAGATTTTTTGGACAATTTTAATATTCTCCTTCGTATGGGttcatacaaattttattatactatcatttttatttataatttatatatataaaaaatatattattaaattaaaaataattactataatttttgttgttaaacttatctgtgtattaaatatatattaaaaaaatttagtgttatatataataatattaattattttatatgtaattaatttattaatttaattagttaaaacatCAAGAGTCACAAATTTGAGTCTTACATgaactattaattttaaattaatacagCTCCATGCATTCCAATAACAAACCATGTAAAACTTGAAACACCATCCACATCCATAGCAGAACACATTGTATATCTCTCACGTTTATTTTAGAGTAGTTAAATAATATCTATGATAaggttttagaatattttttttaaaagtatgatGTTGACATGGTATTCCATGTTATCATTTGACCTTCCATTAAAcgcataaataaattaaaatactataaTATTAGCCTTCTGAAGGatgaaaacccattttttttcataagatcTAAAATTAAAACCCACTCATTTTACACTACGAAAAACGTATTTAACCGTTTATTCTGTTATTCTCTCAAATTGATGAAAaccattttattgaataatcaaCCAGGTCCACAAGCCAAATATGTACAAATAGTATATTAGTCCAAATGTTGTTAAGTTGAGCAACATGTTTAATTAATTCGTAGGGGCCACTTTATGGTACATTGTACATCACGCCCCTAACTAGCTTCCAAGTTCCAATTAACCACAAACCATGAAGTGTTGTTGTGGCTAAATAGTTAACACAAGCCCTGGCAGTGACCGGTGATAGAGATCACGAGGCTGGCTTTGCCACAATGTCATGCTATCTTTGCTATCTTCCCACCTTGGAGGCCTCAAATCCCTCACCACAAGCCATGTGTTGAAGTACTCTCTAAACTGAGTTATGAGGCCATTTTTTAGGGTCCAAACGTGCACCCAATACGCCTTGCCCTCCCAGCCCTCAGCGATCGTGCAGTCTCCGACGGCTGTGACTCGCCTCGGCTCAAACCGGAAGCCCTTGGTGTGATCTGTTTCCCCTGTGAGCACCTTCATCATGTGGTGGCAATGAGGAGGGCCATGGAACCACCACTCAAGGTCACTTGCTAGCAATTTGGCCACATTGTCCATTGTTCCTTGCCCTAATAGTGCCTTGTAGAGCACTTCAACTCTTGCCTTGTTTTGCATCTCCACCTTTTGATGATCCTCCatgctttgaattttttttgtgtgaaattTATGCTTCTAGGCTTGTGTTTTAGGAAATGGTTGCACTAGTTGTGAATTGCATGGAGGGATTGGTGGTGTCACAATTTATAGGCATAGATAGGAAGGTATATCCGAAATTTGTGCCTTATTAtaggttaaaataaaaaatgcatagaCGGTTGAGATTGATTGATTTATAAAGTGGGGTATAGGAGGGTGTGGATTAGCTCCTAGAAGTTGTGATTAATGTTTGCACGATTGAGATGACAAATGTGTCACACCAAAATgttcatataataattataaattgtaaGAGTTGGAATGCTTTTTATGAGGAGATAACGATGTGAATTAACTTGTAGACGTAAGTGCATGAGGGagccaaaattaaatttggggATAATTAGAATGACTAATCAGCCTTTGGGAAGTTTGACTTGTTAATAACTCGTGTGAAAGATGGACCCGTCGTTTTCATTAAATGTTTAGGTATAATCTAAAGGTGCTATGAacttgaaatgatgtttttggAATGTACTATGCATGGCCGACCCTCTTCTCGTTCAGCATAGGCAACTTGTGTTAGTACGAACGAATAGTCAATAGATCAGTTAAACATGTGGTTTCAAGTTTATTCAGgagatttatttataaaacaaaaaataaatcattaattataGTAGTGAGGAGTCTCCATTTTAACGTCTAGTAAATAATTATCATCTCTATAGATTAATCTCTAACTTACTAGATAAGAATATACTGTGAGGagtgaaagaaaaacaaaatcacgAACAAAATAGATGACAATTAGAGAACTTGATTATTTTCCAATTTATGATGctgatttttattataaacacATGTATATGGTCAGATTTATTGTATTCAAAGATATAAATCTAAACACCAAGTTCTTGTTTGGTTCAATTTACTTTAGAAAAAAACATCTTATTTTTACTAATTTCTTGAGAGagcttttaagaaataaatgattattttgtaGAGATTAAGTTATTCTAAATAAGCATTAAGtatttttcatttacttttatttttatttttcagagtATTCTCCCACCTCCcttattttataagaactactttaaattatcttttgtattattttttttttgcccaaacaatcttaatcattttaaattttttagtcaaCTTTTCTATTATAAAAATGAGTAGCCACAAATCAATATGACAAAGGACAAAACTTATACACAAACTACAATGATGATGAAACTTCAATTTTGATGGGAGAACATCACCAACAACATCTAGGTAAATTATTGTGATAAAACTTATATACATACTACCTTAGATTCTTTATGTGCTACtatcaaaattagtttttcaCCCCGATAATATAGATCATAAAGATTTGTAttaaaaatcaacatgtaaattATTGTGatgaaacttttaattttaattggagAACATCACAAAAAATCTAAGAAATTGCATATAAGTTTTGTTAAGATAAATTGTGTAACCATTGTTTTCTCTTCCatcacattttaattaattaattagaaagaaaaaaattgaataaaaataaaatgatgaattacaattatttgaagagtaataatttaaaaataaaaaagtataaattattaataaattcaatattattaatta
It contains:
- the LOC100779835 gene encoding senescence associated gene 20; translation: MEDHQKVEMQNKARVEVLYKALLGQGTMDNVAKLLASDLEWWFHGPPHCHHMMKVLTGETDHTKGFRFEPRRVTAVGDCTIAEGWEGKAYWVHVWTLKNGLITQFREYFNTWLVVRDLRPPRWEDSKDSMTLWQSQPRDLYHRSLPGLVLTI